The Vicia villosa cultivar HV-30 ecotype Madison, WI linkage group LG1, Vvil1.0, whole genome shotgun sequence genome includes a region encoding these proteins:
- the LOC131640602 gene encoding kinesin-like protein KIN-7G: MSSNSGDEATTPGSTGNEERILVSVRVRPLNDKELAKNDLSEWECVNDTTIMYRSNLSASERSLYPTKYTFDRVFRTDCPTRQVYEEASKEVALSVLNGINSSIFAYGQTSSGKTYTMSGITEYAMTDIYNYIEKHKEREFVLKFSAMEIYNESVRDLLSTDTTPLRLLDDPEKGTVVERLTEETLRDWNHFTELISFCETQRQIGETSLNEVSSRSHQILRLTIESSASEFMGNDKLSSLAASVNFVDLAGSERASQTNSAGTRLKEGCHINRSLLTLGTVIRKLSKGRSGHIPFRDSKLTRILQSSIGGNARTAIICTISPARSYVEQTRNTLLFACCAKEVSTNAKVNVVMSDKLLVKQLQRELSRLEGELKNSSSTRRKPDSAELLKEKDLQIEMLKKEIMDLAMQRDLAHSQITDMLKVVGDDMSSSDMDSLGPQYPKLRVRSSMDFDNQKEEPNLLGFDTLETIRSFDASQYSDGHSVSSEENYFQLPDLERNLPIRISSRALSIASHDDDETSNSDQKSVQEQSNDELGDICIKVRCIESEDTITNTDTLSNPASLSPNRDTDSNASSPVEKTVVSGLTEVDNIDKENLDLCSSPGENTAVSGLTEVVNIDKENQDSCSPELKERKELNRFHQGSFIPPLERMSPWMVGKSVSSSRILKLTRSRSCEASLMKDSSSDWFDLEEIIQKTPPIGTYKDHIRRPEGYDRRTYTLNYNPNAERLSWSGFGNCVKCSTVDMQNAKPSFDMEIDDGDLSPVRKEKKERESSKPPPYRKASGTGVESAVPAKKFKDVGLNTLQSDEEKHLEWSSEFKRLRKEIIERWHSCNVSLVHRTYFFLLFKGDPSDSIYMEVELRRLSYLKENQILEDGRTLTPESSKRYLRRERQMLSRQMERKLSKSERENMYSKWGISMSSKHRRLQLAHRLWSEPDIDHVRESATIVAKLVGTVEPDQAFKEMFGLNFAPRRRRKKAFGWTSSMKKHIL, from the exons ATGAGTTCCAATTCAGGGGATGAAGCAACAACACCAGGCTCTACAGGAAATGAGGAGAGAATTCTTGTTTCTGTTCGTGTGCGGCCATTGAATGATAAGGAGCTAGCGAAAAATGATCTGTCTGAATGGGAATGTGTTAATGATACTACCATCATGTACAGGAGCAACCTTTCAGCTTCTGAAAGGTCTCTGTATCCAACAAAATATACATTTG ACCGAGTTTTTAGGACTGATTGCCCCACAAGGCAGGTGTATGAAGAAGCATCTAAGGAGGTAGCTCTATCTGTTCTCAATGGAATCAACT CTAGCATTTTTGCATATGGACAAACAAGCAGTGGAAAGACATATACCATGAGTGGTATAACTGAGTACGCTATGACTGACATTTATAATTACATTGAAAAG CACAAAGAAAGGGAATTTGTCTTAAAGTTTTCAGCGATGGAGATCTATAATGAATCTGTCAGGGACCTCCTTAGTACCGACACCACACCTCTCAGACTTCTTGATGATCCAGAG AAAGGGACAGTTGTTGAGAGACTCACCGAGGAAACTTTGCGTGACTGGAACCATTTTACCGAACTTATTTCTTTCTGTGAAA CACAACGTCAGATAGGGGAGACATCTTTGAATGAAGTCAGCTCCAgatcacatcaaattctaagaCTG ACTATTGAAAGTTCTGCAAGTGAATTTATGGGAAATGACAAATTGAGCTCTCTTGCTGCTTCTGTG AATTTTGTTGATCTTGCTGGAAGTGAGCGAGCATCACAAACTAATTCAGCTGGTACGAGGTTAAAGGAAGGATGTCACATAAACCGTAGTTTACTGACTCTTGGAACTGTCATCCGCAAACTCAG CAAAGGACGAAGTGGACACATCCCTTTCAGAGATTCAAAACTAACCCGCATACTGCAGTCCTCAATAGGAGGCAATGCTAGAACAGCAATCATATGTACCATAAGTCCTGCACGGAGCTATGTTGAACAAACCAGAAACACCCTCTTATTTGCATGTTGTGCTAAAGAAGTATCAACTAATGCAAAAGTCAATGTAGTGATGTCTGATAAATTGTTGGTCAAGCAATTGCAAAGAGAGTTGTCTAGACTGGAAGGGGAGTTGAAAAATTCAAGCTCAACCCGCCGTAAACCTGATTCTGCAGAGTTGCTGAAGGAAAAAGACCTCCAAATTGAGATG TTAAAGAAAGAGATAATGGATCTGGCTATGCAGCGGGACCTTGCCCACTCTCAAATTACGGACATGCTTAAAGTGGTTGGAGATGATATGTCCTCAAGTGATATG GATAGTTTGGGTCCTCAGTATCCCAAACTACGTGTGCGATCCTCAATGGACTTTGATAATCAAAAAGAGGAACCAAATTTATTAGGTTTTGACACCTTGGAGACTATTAGATCTTTTGATGCTTCTCAATATTCAGATGGACATAGTGTAAGCTCCGAAGAGAACTATTTCCAGCTCCCTGATTTGGAAAGGAATCTTCCCATCAGGATTTCTTCTCGAGCGCTGTCAATTGCAAgtcatgatgatgatgaaacaagTAATTCGGATCAGAAGAGTGTTCAAGAACAGTCCAATGATGAATTAGGAGACATTTGTATAAAAGTTAGGTGCATTGAGTCAGAAGATACAATTACAAACACAGATACACTTTCAAATCCTGCAAGTTTGAGTCCAAATAGAGACACAGACTCGAATGCATCATCTCCAGTAGAAAAAACGGTTGTCTCAGGATTGACGGAAGTTGATAACATAGACAAAGAAAATCTTGACTTGTGCTCATCTCCTGGGGAAAATACGGCTGTCTCAGGATTGACAGAAGTTGTTAATATCGACAAAGAAAATCAAGACTCGTGTTCACCTGagttaaaagaaagaaaagaattgaaTCGCTTTCATCAAGGTTCTTTTATACCGCCTTTAGAGAGAATGAGTCCGTGGATGGTAGGAAAAAGTGTATCTAGTTCTAGAATCTTGAAATTGACCAgaagcagaagctgtgaagcaagtcTCATGAAGGATTCATCTTCGGATTGGTTTGACCTGGAAGAAATAATTCAGAAAACCCCTCCAATAGGGACCTATAAAGACCACATTAGAAGACCAGAGGGATATGATAGGAGAACCTATACACTAAACTATAATCCCAATGCTGAGAGGTTATCCTGGTCTGGTTTTGGGAATTGCGTGAAATGTTCTACGGTTGACATGCAGAACGCGAAACCATCATTTGATATGGAAATTGATGATGGTGATTTATCTCCGGTaagaaaggaaaagaaagaacgtgaaagttCAAAACCACCGCCTTACCGTAAG GCTTCGGGGACTGGAGTTGAGTCCGCTGTTCCTGCCAAAAAGTTCAAAGATGTTGGGTTGAACACATTGCAATCTGATGAAGAAAAACATTTGGAATGGTCTTCAGAATTTAAGCGGCTGCGGAAAGAGATTATCGAACGCTGGCATTCTTGCAATGTTTCATTGGTCCACAGAACTTACTTTTTCCTTCTATTCAAAGGGGACCCTTCAGATTCCATCTATATGGAGGTAGAGCTGAGAAGGCTGTCTTATCTCAAAGAGAATCAAATTTTGGAGGATGGACGAACCCTTACCCCTGAATCAAG CAAGAGATATCTTCGAAGAGAGAGACAAATGTTGAGCAGACAAATGGAGAGAAAGTTGTCAAAATCCGAAAGAGAGAACATGTATTCGAAGTGGGGTATTAGTATGAGTTCAAAGCATAGGAGATTGCAATTGGCTCATCGCCTTTGGTCAGAACCAGATATAGACCATGTTAGAGAGAGTGCCACCATAGTTGCAAAGCTGGTTGGTACAGTTGAGCCAGatcaggctttcaaggagatgtTTGGCCTCAACTTTGCACCACGACGCAGAAGAAAGAAAGCTTTCGGTTGGACGTCCAGTATGAAGAAGCATATTTTGTGA
- the LOC131608652 gene encoding glyoxylase I 4-like, with protein sequence MNMEITGSYEAPLPLLSLNHVSILCRSVLDSMRFYEEVLGFGLIKRPSSFKFNGAWLYNYGFGIHLLENPNYDAFDTPMDEPRPINPKDNHISFQCTDVGLVKMRLEVMGMKYVTALVEDEGIKVEQVFFHDPDGYMIELCNCENIPIVPISSSSCSFKARSPSIKKAPTKCGFMENVMMRSLSMDMMNFAF encoded by the exons ATGAACATGGAGATAACTGGCAGCTATGAAGCACCACTCCCACTTCTCTCACTCAATCATGTCTCTATATTATGCAGATCTGTGTTAGACTCTATGAGGTTTTATGAGGAAGTTTTGGGTTTTGGTCTCATCAAACGCCCTTCCTCTTTCAAATTCAATGGAGCCTG GTTGTATAATTATGGTTTTGGAATACACCTGCTGGAGAATCCAAACTATGATGCATTTGATACCCCTATGGATGAACCACGACCCATTAATCCCAAGGACAATCACATATCTTTCCAG TGTACAGATGTTGGACTTGTGAAAATGAGGTTGGAAGTAATGGGGATGAAGTATGTTACAGCTTTGGTAGAAGATGAAGGAATCAAGGTGGAGCAGGTGTTCTTCCATGACCCAGATGGATACATGATAGAACTTTGCAACTGTGAGAATATCCCAATTGTGcctatttcttcttcttcgtgcTCTTTCAAGGCAAGAAGCCCGAGCATTAAGAAGGCTCCCACCAAGTGTGGATTCATGGAAAATGTTATGATGCGAAGCTTGAGCATGGACATGATGAACTTTGCGTTTTAA
- the LOC131640591 gene encoding probable serine protease EDA2, translated as MLFYFLFKESTTMKQGLPASSSSLLVLFLFLCFSYSLAFIPPHIHLNHLSQGKYLTNQELWFNQTLDHFSPYDHRQFKQRYYEFLDYFRIPDGPIFLVIGGEGTCNGISNNYIAVLAKKFGAAVVTLEHRYYGASTPFDTLSTENLKYLSSKQALFDLAVFRQYYQDSLNAKLNRTKVENPWFFFGGSYAGALSAWFRLKFPHLTCGSLASSAVVQAIQDFTEFDQQIGESAGAECKAALQETTQLIETKLATDGKALRAIFNADDLEVDGDFLYYLADAAVIAFQYGNPDKLCNPLVDAKKAGEDLVDAYAKYVKEYYVGTFGVNVQIYDQKYLKRTAINEDSSSRLWWFQVCTEVAYFQVAPSNDSIRSSKVDTKYHLDLCKNVFGDGVFPDVDATNLYYGGTKIAGSKIIFTNGSQDPWRHASKPTSSPDMPSYLITCNNCGHCSDLSGCPQAPSNIEGNEKNCSSPDAVHKVRQKVQEDMDLWLSECVDTGRSFI; from the exons AtgctattttattttttgtttaaagaaTCAACGACCATGAAACAGGGATTACCAGCTTCATCTTCATCGCTGTTGGTGTTGTTCTTGTTCCTTTGTTTCTCTTACTCCCTTGCTTTCATTCCACCTCATATCCACCTAAATCACTTGTCTCAAGGCAAATACCTCACCAATCAGGAACTATGGTTCAATCAGACTCTCGATCACTTCTCTCCCTAT GACCATCGTCAATTCAAGCAACGTTACTATGAATTTCTAGATTATTTCCGGATTCCGGATGGACCCATTTTTCTGGTGATAGGTGGTGAAGGAACATGCAATGGGATATCAAATAACTATATTGCT GTACTGGCAAAAAAGTTTGGAGCAGCTGTGGTTACTCTTGAACATCGCTATTATGGAGCAAGTACCCCATTTGATACTCTATCAACGGAAAATTTGAAATATCTTTCATCCAAGCAGGCACTATTTGATTTGGCTGTTTTTCGGCAGTATTATCAG GATTCTTTAAATGCAAAGCTGAAtagaacaaaagttgaaaatcCATGGTTCTTTTTCGGTGGGTCATATGCTGGAGCACTCAGTGCATGGTTCCGTCTTAAGTTTCCCCATTTAACATGCGGAAGTCTTGCAAGTTCTGCAGTTGTTCAAGCTATTCAAGACTTCACAGAATTTGATCAACAG ATCGGCGAGTCAGCTGGTGCTGAGTGTAAAGCAGCATTACAAGAAACTACTCAACTCATCGAAACAAAACTCGCAACCGATGGAAAGGCACTGAGGGCAATTTTTAATGCAGATGAT CTTGAAGTTGATGGCGACTTCTTGTATTATCTGGCTGATGCTGCCGTTATAGCG TTTCAATATGGAAATCCAGATAAGTTATGCAACCCTTTGGTTGATGCAAAGAAGGCTGGCGAGGATTTGGTG GAtgcttatgcaaaatatgtcaaaGAGTACTACGTTGGAACCTTTGGCGTCAATGTACAAATTTATGACCAGAAATATTTGAAAAGAACTGCAATCAATGAAGACAGTTCTTCTCGATTATGGTGGTTTCAAGTTTGCACTGAAGTTGCTTACTTTCAAGTGGCTCCTTCAAATGATAGCATACGTTCCTCAAAAGTTGACACAAA ATACCATTTGGACCTTTGCAAAAATGTCTTTGGAGATGGCGTCTTTCCCGATGTTGATGCCACTAATTTATACTATGGAGGCACAAAAATTGCTG GTTCAAAGATAATATTTACAAATGGCTCACAGGATCCGTGGCGTCATGCTTCCAAGCCAACTTCATCCCCTGATA TGCCTTCCTACCTCATCACGTGTAATAACTGTGGCCATTGTTCTGATTTGAGTGGGTGTCCTCAAGCTCCTTCGAACATTGAAG GTAATGAGAAGAATTGCAGCTCCCCTGACGCAGTTCATAAAGTAAGGCAAAAGGTTCAAGAAGATATGGACTTATGGCTATCTGAATGCGTTGACACGGGAAGGAGTTTTATATGA